In Brassica napus cultivar Da-Ae chromosome A3, Da-Ae, whole genome shotgun sequence, the sequence TGTTTCTAGTGTTTTTTGACCATTTAATTCTGTTTTGCGTAGCCAGAATATTCTTATTCTCCATGCATGTATGTTGTGTTTTTGCAAGGTTTAAGAAACTCTTTTACTTAAGGCTATATAACATAAGAACATATATAATTGACTCTTAAGATGATTCGTTGTTTCTCACTTTTATTGGATATCTAACATATTTTAAGTAAGGGCTTGGCAAAGAATACACTAGAAAAgaaaagcagcagaagaagagTCTAAATAGGCTTTTTATATGCTTGGTGTTCATGCATATATGAAGAAGAGTTAGTGCATCAAACCATAACATTTAGACAATCCAGCACTCCGCAATCAGCAACCAGGACCTGACCACACCACACCACTCACCAGACCTCATTTCCATTGCGAACAACCAGATCTTTCTGACACCGGGGTAAAGTTTAGCTGAGTGCTTTAGTTCTGGTGATTCATTTGAAGTATTGTGAGTCTCTCTTGGAGGATTCTTGGTTGGAGAGGTCTGGTGACGTCAAAGGTTCAGCCTCTCCATGATCATCTCCATGCTCTTCTTCACTGGAGTGTGTTTCTATGACAGAACCAGCAATGTTTGATGTCAAATGTTCAGTCTCTCCATGATTATCTACATGCTCTTGTTTACCGCAGTGTTCTTCTGTGGCAGGACCAGTCTCCATTATCCACATCCTTTTCTTCATGATTGGAGTGGGATATCGCAACATTGACATCTCCTCTGCAACATTGTTGACACTAACCTTATTTTCTTCCACAATTGACTGTTCATGTGCCAGAGAAACTGGAAATTATTAGACAAAGGCTTGGGATCTTCTTCAGTACCAATGTGTTGAACACTCTTGCCACTTTTAGATTTTTAGTCACCCTCTCAGGCCTCTGTTCCTTATATACCAACCAAGGAACATTCATTTGGGACAAGAAGGAGAAAACAATCTGtattgtttttgttgttcttgtttAGGATCGATCACCTCGTCGCTGCACTGACAATGTGCTTGAGCTTCTTCTTGGGCTCACTGAGTATCTGAAACAAAGTCCCATGTAATGTTTTTGGTCTATTAGTGTTATAAAATGTTACCAAGAAAGGATTATGACAGTTTTTGTTTTCCTGCAAAACTTGAGTGATCATGAGATGGCCATTGTGTCTGCGAGAAAACCTGAGACGGTAATGCAGCGCAAGGGCTAAGAGCAAACCAATGGATGAGATTACCAAAACCTGTGTGGAAGTCATTCGTTGTTGAAATCTGGAACACACATTGATCGGTTAAGCATATGAGAGGATTTGGCTTGGGGATCATCAATCAAAAGACATGAGATTAAAGATTGGTAAAACTCCAAGACTGGCACCTGTTTGAGTTGGTATCTGTTTTCTGCCCCCACTACTCCGAATGTTTTAGTCTTCgacaatttaattttgttttgtgagTTTTGTGTAGCCAGAATCTTATTTGGTTTTTGACACATGCTGTATTTTTGCAAGGTTTAAGAAACTATTTCACTCAAGGCTATATAACATTATAAGGATATATATATTGTTCCCCCACTTTTATTGGATATCTAACATATTGGAAAGGAAGGGCTTGCAAATAATGTTTTAAACCTTAAGTTTACAAATGACATTAGATAAGAAAAGCAGCAAAAGAGTGTGCCTTTTTAGGCTGGTGTTCATGCATAtatatgaagaagagttcattGCATCAAACCATAACATCTAGAGATTTCATAACGAAAGAATCCTTGGCATCCAAGACCTGACCACACCACTCAGCTTTTGACAACCCGCCCCGTGGAACTACCCGCCCATGGACCCTAGGctcacagcgctgcagcgcaccgaccccaacccctccattatgagttctctctaactccataattaggttgttggtgggCCTCGAACCCatgacctcaccctttaacagcaTTCCCACAGGACAAGCTGTCACCAATTGATTGCGGACTTGCTTCTTAACAATTGGTACCAGAGCcaattttgacaaaaatctGCAAGAAAACCAAAATACGATTTGAATATAAATGAGACCTTTTAAGTCGGAAAAGGAGGTCTGTGACAGAAACTAGTCAGAAGATCATGGAACCTGTGATGTTGTGGTAGAAATATTCTCAACGGAAAAAAAACACACGAGATGAATGTGGTCCTTAGTTTTGATGGAGAGAATGCAAGatatcaaacaaaataccacattgaaaatttagataaaaaaatctcTAGATATAAAggaaagaagagaaaatgaaaaaaaaaaacttattcttcGTGAatgataaaaagtttaagaaatACTAAAGAATATAGTGTTCATTCTCGTTCCCTTGATCaacaattatgttttaaaataaattatatcacgCTGAAATCAGTATTTTGAAGATATATTACTGGATCATCCCTTACCCTGTTaacaacaaaacatatacagaagaaaaaaaaataaaaaaatgagctTGCCACTGTTTTTATCCAAAGTCCTCAGTCCTCActaactacaaaaaaaacaaaacctccTAAATCTCATTTTGATGTCTCACAGCACCATACACCACAGAGACCAAAATAATAATGAGACGCAACGCTCCAAACGCCTCATCGTGAAACCCTGCAATTACAGTCTTTTGAGTTCTATTTGCATTTAACGTTTAATCTGTTGTAAGACTAAAGACTACACTGCAAGCAAACTAATACGCACCGTGATTTATATGGGTCTGCTGCGATGTTGGCAAGGCAGGTAATGACATCTCTGCAAATTTGTAACTCAACTGTATCAGACGAAaccaaactctttttttttctttgcaatCTACACAGAAGAGAACaggtaaataaaaatgtttaccAGGAGCACAGAGAGACAAAGAAGACACTGACGCTGAAGATGGCCACGGCGCAGCAATATTATCCGTCAGATCACATGTGAAACTGTACCCTGTTGTGTTGTCAAATATCAAGTCTGCAGGATAGCTTCTGAGAAGACAACCTTGTTGCATTCCATATGCTGCTTATCGCCCAAAAGAGAGAATGTCAGGAGATTTGAATAAAAGGAACCTGACTATACACTTCTTTTGGAGTCTACTACCTTGGACACTAAAATCTTTTAGATCGACATCACAAAGCTTATAGATATCTGTCATGACACCACCTTTCCGTAGCATAGAACCGATGACTGTTGAGCAGACTATGGCCTGCTTGTTCGTTATCAGCATTTGGTTACGTATCCCAGAAATATACGCATTCAACGAGCTACAGCAAGAAGGGCTTGGAGCAGCCGCATTACGGCAAGCCTTGACCACTTCCGTTGGCTCCTTAAACTCCAAAGGGCAAGCTGTAACCCCCACAATGTAAAACTCAAAAACCATTTCCTAGATGAGCAAAAGGTAATATGATGATTACAGAGTTCAGTAACCTTTGTTGACTTTGCAAGACGATAATATTCTAAACGCTGCGTTTGCTTTGTCAGCAGGAAGCTTCCTTGAGACATACGAAAACACCACATTCTTGCAGTCGTTAAGGGCGTTGACGTTGTTGTTTGATCCTCCTGAAGAGATAGCAAGCGCAGCTTCCATAATCGCACCTTGGCAAACCGGCCTGCAACACTCTTTAAGAGGGTCAACAGTGCGACACGCGTCAAGTAATCTACTACCGTTAACAGCTTTCTCGAACCCTGCCACATCTTGCACAGGACAAGAACCCCCAGTGAGATTCGAAGACGTTACAGAACAAAGCTCAGGTATTGTCATGTTGGCTCTTTTGCTGACGAGGATACTAACAAGATCCGAAAAACAATCTGCAGCAACTGAATCAGGTACAACCAACTTTTCAGACTTCTTCAAGTTGTGCTGTCCTTGGAAGATATGAAGCAAACTAACGAACTGTGGACAGCATATCACGTTTCCGACAAGTGCTGCAAACGGCTGGGAGCAATCAGAGGCTGCTGTATCTATAACAGCTGAGATTGCTTGGAAGTCTGCGGGGCATTTACCGGTTAGCTTCGGTTGGTATGTATCAGGGAAAGTAGGGTACATTGGTGGTGTCCAGGGTAGAGGAGGGGATTCGTATTTGGGGATGACGGAAGGTGATACTTGAATGGGACCGGATACTCCAGTACCAGGTGGATTTGCTAACTCAAAGGTAGTGGTTTTGCTACTGTGGTCATTAAATTTATACTGAGAAGCTACTTCTTGGAAGCTTGATAACCAGATAATAAATAACAAGAAGCCATGCACCAAATAACCTGATAAGAGAAGCAAGTTTAAAGATTAACAAACAACTTTTACCACAcaagttatttatttagtttcatcaattaaccacaaaaaaaaaagttagtaaCTTTGAGTGAAGCAGAAAAAAGGAAGTTAGAGTGTTTGGTGAATCTTGTACCTTAGTTGAATAAGCTCATATATTATCTTGCCAACCACATCACTCTATCatgaaaagttttattttttttaattcagaaTATTATTCCAACTAAATTCTTACTTTAACAACATGAAGAATCAAACCCCCCAAAACATAAAAGAGATTCTATAAATCTTCCACCAAAAATATTTGGTATCTAACAACCATatacttatgttttttttgtatccaAGAGCATACATAGATCATCTTAAAAAGACGAAAAGGTTAAAAATTAATGTTCTGTCCGGACATATGAAAAGCAGAGTCAATACCCAAAACAAGAAATTACAAGTGATTTTCAACACTTCATTATATCTAAATACGAGAAGAAACAAGTGAAGATACCTGCGAATTTCACCATCCCCGGAAACTCAAACCATTGTTTTCCAAGGTGAGAGCTTGATATTGAACCACGTCGGTCGGATTCTTCTTCTGAGAGATAAAATAGATTATGGCGGTGATGAAGAGTGTTCGTTCCTTTACCTCagcagaaaaagaagaagactcaGAGATGAACGAATGAATGAACCACACAAACCaaaagaaagcaaaaacaaCTTCTTTACTTTACCTTCTTCActgtgttttatttattttttttattttaccgtAACGAGGCTTTGGTCTTATAAAGTGATGACTCATCATCATTACATCCATCATTAATCTTCTCTTTTGAACCTTTTCCTAATTTTCTCTCTGaaaaataaatgacaaaaaaaatttatatcctAAAAGTCCTTAATAATTTGCTTCAAACACTGTTCCTTGTCAGTTGTCAAtgtaaatataaacaattatccCACAGAGTTAATAATGAAACATGCAAATAATCGACCAAAATTAGtattcttctttccttttcaaaaataaataaataaataaccgacCAAAATTTCATTGATGTTGACTTTAACATTGTATTGATTATTTATGCCTTAGTTAGGAATCCAAGACAAGAGATAAGAGTCCATCATCATCTTTTTAGTTAGATTTTTGTTgacaacgtttttttttttttttttttccccattCTCTGTTTGAATTTTCAGGTTGATTATTACTTCTAATATTTTAACTCATATCTAATCTCATTTCTATTATCTTATCTTATCTTCGTATTATTACAAAAGAGGGCATGATTAGCATGTATAGAGTGAGAGAGACAGCCATGCAAATGACTGAATGAGTAAAAAAGCTACAAATATTACAAACACAAAACCTGGTGACAGAATAAACAAGTGTCGTGTGAGAAACCATACATAAACTAATGGCACAATTAACACGACAAAGAATGTTAGCATTTACCATTTATACCAAAGCTCATTTTGGgagtaaaatataaccaaagaACGAACGAACAGTCATATCATAATTGAGGAAAAAGTCACTCAGCTAGCCAAGTGGTTAGGGGAACTGTTAAACATACTGTGCCACATGAATGCTCTTGACAAAACCATCTCCAGCTCTTGGTCTGTCCATGTATGTGTGGGAAGGTGTTGCAGGAACATCACCATCTCTTGAAAGTCCAGCTTCTTCAGCTCATCTGACCACTTGTTCACAAACCCAACTTGTATCTTAATTCAATTCTTCTCATGGtaataaaaacagtttcaaactTGACCATGAAGACTCTTCCTTTGAATTTTT encodes:
- the LOC106437576 gene encoding uncharacterized GPI-anchored protein At1g61900-like isoform X1: MVKFAGYLVHGFLLFIIWLSSFQEVASQYKFNDHSSKTTTFELANPPGTGVSGPIQVSPSVIPKYESPPLPWTPPMYPTFPDTYQPKLTGKCPADFQAISAVIDTAASDCSQPFAALVGNVICCPQFVSLLHIFQGQHNLKKSEKLVVPDSVAADCFSDLVSILVSKRANMTIPELCSVTSSNLTGGSCPVQDVAGFEKAVNGSRLLDACRTVDPLKECCRPVCQGAIMEAALAISSGGSNNNVNALNDCKNVVFSYVSRKLPADKANAAFRILSSCKVNKACPLEFKEPTEVVKACRNAAAPSPSCCSSLNAYISGIRNQMLITNKQAIVCSTVIGSMLRKGGVMTDIYKLCDVDLKDFSVQAAYGMQQGCLLRSYPADLIFDNTTGYSFTCDLTDNIAAPWPSSASVSSLSLCAPEMSLPALPTSQQTHINHGFHDEAFGALRLIIILVSVVYGAVRHQNEI
- the LOC106437576 gene encoding uncharacterized GPI-anchored protein At1g61900-like isoform X2, whose amino-acid sequence is MVKFAGYLVHGFLLFIIWLSSFQEVASQYKFNDHSSKTTTFELANPPGTGVSGPIQVSPSVIPKYESPPLPWTPPMYPTFPDTYQPKLTGKCPADFQAISAVIDTAASDCSQPFAALVGNVICCPQFVSLLHIFQGQHNLKKSEKLVVPDSVAADCFSDLVSILVSKRANMTIPELCSVTSSNLTGGSCPVQDVAGFEKAVNGSRLLDACRTVDPLKECCRPVCQGAIMEAALAISSGGSNNNVNALNDCKNVVFSYVSRKLPADKANAAFRILSSCKVNKACPLEFKEPTEVVKACRNAAAPSPSCCSSLNAYISGIRNQMLITNKQAIVCSTVIGSMLRKGGVMTDIYKLCDVDLKDFSVQAYGMQQGCLLRSYPADLIFDNTTGYSFTCDLTDNIAAPWPSSASVSSLSLCAPEMSLPALPTSQQTHINHGFHDEAFGALRLIIILVSVVYGAVRHQNEI